A single region of the Gammaproteobacteria bacterium genome encodes:
- a CDS encoding LbtU family siderophore porin, with product MNRNSVGSKLVLGSILGGLALGAEAAENRDWTRTMSISGVVEVEANMGTEDTVDVSGVALATVEIGIETQINENVSAQVVMLHEDPDTWEVDTGTITMKTDMVDVLGGRQYVPFGAFESHMVSDPLTLELAETREAAFLFSTDMGPLSASFYVFNGDSIDTSGEDTLSQYGASVSYSSESESMNYGVGFDYISSFADSDGLQDALDFAGGTTLTSYVAGYAVHGRLEMGDLSVFGEYVTAMDKFDPLEIAHNGGGATPSAMGVEVGYKLGDDTVAAGYQHTAQALALGLPEYRFLFAYSFSPADRTTVSVEYMQTQQYSSSVDGELLAGGAFVGSGNSDSMITVQMAVEF from the coding sequence ATGAATCGTAATTCTGTTGGAAGTAAACTGGTTTTGGGTTCCATTTTGGGGGGGTTGGCTTTGGGGGCGGAAGCCGCTGAAAACCGGGATTGGACCCGAACCATGTCCATCAGTGGGGTAGTGGAAGTGGAAGCCAATATGGGCACTGAAGACACTGTGGATGTGAGCGGTGTGGCCTTGGCGACAGTAGAAATCGGCATCGAAACCCAAATTAACGAGAATGTGTCGGCGCAAGTGGTCATGTTGCACGAGGATCCGGATACCTGGGAAGTTGACACCGGCACTATTACCATGAAAACCGATATGGTGGATGTCCTAGGCGGCCGTCAATATGTGCCCTTTGGGGCCTTTGAAAGTCATATGGTTTCCGATCCTCTGACCTTGGAGTTGGCGGAAACTCGTGAAGCGGCCTTTTTGTTTTCAACGGATATGGGGCCACTGAGCGCGTCTTTTTATGTATTTAACGGCGACAGTATAGACACATCGGGTGAGGATACCTTGTCGCAATACGGTGCCAGTGTATCTTACAGTTCAGAATCGGAAAGCATGAATTACGGCGTGGGGTTTGACTATATCTCCTCTTTTGCCGATTCGGACGGTTTGCAGGATGCCTTGGATTTTGCCGGTGGTACAACACTCACCAGTTATGTGGCAGGCTATGCTGTCCACGGACGTTTGGAAATGGGGGATCTGAGTGTCTTTGGAGAATACGTTACGGCGATGGACAAATTTGATCCGTTGGAGATAGCTCACAACGGCGGGGGAGCCACACCGTCGGCCATGGGTGTGGAAGTGGGCTACAAACTGGGTGACGATACGGTGGCGGCCGGCTATCAACATACGGCGCAAGCTCTTGCTTTGGGACTGCCCGAATATCGTTTTCTGTTTGCTTACTCCTTTTCACCGGCGGACAGAACGACCGTATCTGTGGAATATATGCAAACCCAACAGTACTCGTCATCTGTAGATGGTGAGTTGTTAGCCGGCGGGGCGTTTGTGGGCAGCGGCAACAGCGACAGTATGATTACGGTACAAATGGCGGTTGAGTTCTAA
- a CDS encoding NfeD family protein produces MIEYIQAHQAGFWIALGFLLLAVEVLITGFSTIVLLFAGLGAVATGLLIMAGILPQTWLAGIATFGISTGVLSALLWGPMKRFQDKSEPQNKQSSDFVGLEFVCNSDISLTQPGSHKYSGITWKVEIDTDTGLDQIANGTPVVVSEVNVGLFKVKPKIV; encoded by the coding sequence ATGATAGAGTACATTCAAGCACACCAAGCCGGTTTTTGGATTGCGCTGGGATTTTTACTACTGGCAGTGGAAGTACTCATCACCGGCTTCAGCACTATTGTTTTATTGTTCGCCGGCCTGGGTGCGGTCGCCACCGGCTTGTTGATAATGGCAGGAATATTACCTCAAACCTGGCTGGCAGGGATTGCAACCTTCGGTATCAGTACAGGAGTACTATCCGCGCTTTTGTGGGGGCCGATGAAACGCTTTCAAGACAAGTCGGAACCGCAAAACAAACAAAGCAGTGATTTTGTGGGGCTGGAATTTGTGTGCAACAGCGACATCAGCCTGACCCAGCCGGGCAGCCATAAATACTCCGGCATTACCTGGAAAGTGGAAATAGACACCGACACTGGATTGGATCAGATCGCCAACGGCACACCCGTGGTGGTATCCGAGGTGAACGTGGGTCTGTTCAAAGTTAAACCCAAAATTGTTTAA
- a CDS encoding paraslipin translates to MVDILDIVFSFWVGLAILLIILVKSSIKFVPQNMAYVVERFGKYNKSMEAGLNFIVPFIDKVAYDRTLKEQALDVPSQAAITKDNIQLVVDGVLYIKVLDPYRASYGVDNYRYAVTQLAQTTMRSEIGKIDLDKTFEERESLNTNIVSAINEASAPWGVQVLRYEIKDIEPPRSVLEAMERQMKAEREKRAVILESEGERQSSINRAEGDKRARVLAAEADKAEQILKAEGEAQAIIAVADAKAKALEVVGNVAKTEEGQKAIQLDLAGRAIDAKEAIARESSVVLLPDNNTGAASIVTEAMTIINRLNQSGGTTQ, encoded by the coding sequence ATGGTTGATATTCTGGATATTGTTTTCAGTTTTTGGGTAGGACTCGCCATCCTGCTGATTATCCTGGTTAAATCCTCAATCAAATTTGTACCCCAAAACATGGCTTATGTAGTGGAACGCTTTGGTAAGTACAACAAATCCATGGAAGCAGGTCTGAACTTCATTGTACCGTTTATCGATAAAGTAGCCTACGACCGCACCTTGAAGGAACAAGCGCTGGATGTTCCCAGCCAAGCCGCTATAACCAAGGACAATATCCAACTGGTGGTGGACGGTGTTTTGTACATCAAGGTTTTGGATCCTTATAGAGCCTCTTATGGCGTAGACAACTACCGCTACGCCGTCACCCAATTGGCCCAGACCACCATGCGTTCGGAAATCGGTAAAATCGATCTGGACAAAACCTTTGAAGAACGCGAGAGCCTCAACACCAATATTGTCAGCGCCATCAATGAAGCCTCCGCACCCTGGGGCGTACAGGTCCTGCGTTATGAGATCAAAGATATCGAACCACCCCGCTCTGTACTGGAAGCGATGGAACGACAAATGAAAGCGGAACGGGAAAAACGTGCCGTCATACTGGAATCAGAAGGTGAACGCCAGTCATCCATCAACCGCGCCGAGGGCGACAAACGAGCCCGAGTACTGGCTGCGGAGGCAGACAAAGCCGAACAAATTCTTAAGGCCGAGGGTGAGGCCCAAGCCATCATTGCGGTTGCGGACGCCAAAGCCAAGGCTCTGGAAGTGGTAGGTAATGTAGCAAAAACCGAAGAAGGCCAAAAAGCCATTCAATTGGATCTGGCGGGTCGGGCCATTGACGCTAAAGAGGCTATCGCCAGAGAGTCATCCGTGGTGCTGTTGCCGGACAATAATACCGGTGCTGCCAGTATCGTAACGGAAGCCATGACCATTATTAACCGCCTCAACCAAAGCGGCGGAACGACACAATGA
- a CDS encoding CoA-binding protein: MSFTNPTTEDIKTLLRQAQRIAIVGLSPKTSRPSHTVAKALQQFGYEIVPVRPAVDHVLGEKAYADLMQVPGEIHIVDVFRHPDSIAPIVDACIKRGVPVLWLQDGVVNEIEAQRAQAAGITVVMDRCIYRDSVNLLGLTTR, encoded by the coding sequence ATGAGTTTCACCAATCCGACGACCGAAGACATTAAAACACTGCTGCGACAGGCCCAGCGTATCGCTATAGTGGGTTTGTCTCCCAAGACTTCCCGCCCCAGTCATACGGTCGCAAAAGCACTGCAGCAATTCGGCTATGAAATCGTTCCCGTGAGACCGGCTGTGGATCATGTGTTGGGCGAAAAAGCCTATGCCGATTTGATGCAGGTACCGGGCGAAATTCATATCGTGGATGTTTTTCGTCATCCGGACTCCATTGCACCCATTGTCGATGCCTGTATCAAGCGCGGGGTTCCGGTCCTGTGGTTGCAGGATGGGGTGGTTAACGAGATCGAGGCGCAACGGGCTCAAGCCGCAGGCATTACGGTGGTGATGGATCGCTGCATCTACAGGGATAGTGTCAATCTGTTGGGATTGACCACCCGGTAG
- a CDS encoding RNA polymerase sigma factor has product MFRTSLTSEQQLLLVECIPHLRAYARSLNRHPESADDLVQDCLSRAVEKMHQWQPGSNMRAWLFSIMHNMHVDRIKRDVNGPTFVSSDEYSAVLSAVSSGANPEIAPMMDDLERALDGLAPEQREVIHLVCMEELKYVDVAHILQVPVGTVMSRLSRAREQLRAMMFDNKPNNLRRVK; this is encoded by the coding sequence TTGTTCAGGACATCGTTAACATCGGAGCAACAGCTACTGCTGGTGGAGTGTATCCCCCATTTGCGGGCCTATGCTCGTTCTTTAAACCGCCATCCGGAATCGGCTGACGATCTGGTACAAGACTGCCTGTCGCGTGCTGTGGAAAAAATGCATCAATGGCAACCGGGTTCCAATATGCGAGCCTGGTTGTTTTCCATTATGCACAATATGCATGTGGATCGCATAAAACGTGATGTTAACGGCCCGACCTTTGTTTCCAGTGATGAATATAGTGCAGTCCTGAGCGCGGTCAGCAGCGGTGCTAATCCTGAGATCGCGCCTATGATGGACGATTTGGAACGGGCCTTGGACGGTTTGGCTCCCGAGCAGCGGGAGGTGATTCACCTGGTGTGTATGGAGGAGTTGAAATACGTGGATGTGGCACATATTCTTCAAGTTCCCGTAGGTACGGTGATGTCACGATTAAGTCGTGCCCGGGAACAGCTGCGGGCTATGATGTTTGATAACAAGCCAAACAATCTGAGGAGGGTCAAATGA